One Aegilops tauschii subsp. strangulata cultivar AL8/78 chromosome 7, Aet v6.0, whole genome shotgun sequence genomic window carries:
- the LOC109761213 gene encoding putative pentatricopeptide repeat-containing protein At3g05240: protein MKSCFTKLFLQKKEHTAIRASYQRRGSFFGMRVTARRAGVFGTVDSRPPKSLADAARALCGCSHDKGIASGNRLMGAHLRAGRPGAAREVFDGMPRRDVVSWNSLMAAHAREGAHQEAAYAFLELRRRGLRPDHTSFSTVLSAVARLEALELGRCVHGLALKSCSTGNVFVGASLVTLYANCGVFGCLQRVFDDVDTPNVALWNALLSGLVMNHRVADARRVFDEMPGRNVVSWTAMVKGYVTVHEVELALELFDSMPVKNSVSWCVMIGGLVHHQRFREAVELFRRLMRNGEEMTNAVLVKVVNAYAGLKSIGGGRCIHGFSVKCGFVLDLIIEASLVAMYCNSLDMDEAQLEFDKMDRKHVGSWNAIICGYIYADKIDEARELFDSMTERDKVSWNSMINGYIRDGRITDATELYSRMPEKNVEAATALMSWFVDNGMLDKARDMFYSMPQTDVMSCTSLLFGYMKEGYLDDALDLFHRMNKRTVVTYNVMIAGFLHQGEATEAYRLFNESPSRDSVTWSCLITGLAQNGLTDDAIGMYKKMLLTYVRPSESVVSSLISCFAHYSMIVHGQQFHAATIKLGLELCLPIQNSLISLYCKCGEMVTAQNIFDQMIKRDVVTWNTIIHGFAFSSLGENAIEMFENMKRAQVDPNDITFLGVLSACNHMSLLEEARHFFDTMTRDHGIVPNITHYACMVDLFCRRGMVEEAEGLVKSMPFEPDSAIWTSLLSSCRLSGNDKLAEHAASQLIAINPSAKMPYLHLISVHGSTNRWGVIDSLRSQIRRTATEKEVGYSWI, encoded by the coding sequence ATGAAGAGCTGTTTTACGAAGCTGTTCCTCCAAAAAAAGGAGCACACTGCTATTCGCGCCTCCTACCAGCGCCGCGGGAGCTTCTTCGGCATGCGTGTCACGGCGCGGCGCGCCGGCGTCTTCGGAACGGTGGACTCCCGGCCTCCCAAGTCGCTGGCGGACGCGGCGCGCGCGCTCTGTGGCTGCTCCCACGACAAGGGCATCGCTTCCGGGAACAGGCTGATGGGCGCCCACCTGAGGGCCGGCAGGCCGGGCGCTGCTCGAGAGGTGTTCGACGGAATGCCGCGGCGCGACGTGGTGTCCTGGAACTCCCTCATGGCCGCGCACGCGCGGGAGGGCGCGCACCAGGAGGCTGCATACGCCTTCCTGGAGTTGAGGCGTCGCGGGCTCCGGCCGGACCACACCTCCTTCTCCACCGTGCTGTCCGCCGTCGCGCGGCTGGAGGCTCTGGAGCTGGGGCGATGCGTCCATGGCCTCGCGCTCAAGTCCTGCTCCACGGGTAATGTGTTCGTGGGCGCCTCTCTCGTCACCCTGTACGCCAACTGTGGGGTTTTCGGTTGCCTGCAGCGAGTCTTTGATGACGTCGACACGCCAAATGTGGCCTTGTGGAATGCTCTTCTATCAGGCCTCGTGATGAACCATCGGGTAGCAGACGCCCGCAGGGTTTTCGATGAGATGCCCGGTCGCAATGTCGTGTCCTGGACGGCCATGGTAAAGGGCTATGTTACGGTGCACGAGGTGGAGCTGGCGTTGGAGCTGTTTGACTCGATGCCCGTGAAGAATTCTGTGTCGTGGTGTGTCATGATAGGAGGGCTTGTCCACCATCAGCGATTCAGAGAGGCAGTTGAACTGTTCAGAAGATTGATGCGGAATGGGGAGGAAATGACAAATGCAGTTCTAGTTAAGGTTGTGAATGCGTATGCTGGTCTGAAAAGTATCGGAGGAGGTAGATGCATTCATGGGTTTTCTGTGAAGTGTGGATTTGTTCTTGACCTGATTATCGAGGCATCATTAGTTGCGATGTACTGTAACTCCTTGGACATGGATGAAGCACAATTGGAGTTTGATAAAATGGACAGAAAGCATGTCGGTTCATGGAATGCCATCATATGTGGCTATATTTATGCAGACAAGATTGATGAGGCTAGAGAACTTTTTGATTCCATGACTGAAAGAGATAAGGTCTCGTGGAACTCGATGATTAATGGCTATATCAGAGATGGAAGAATTACTGATGCTACTGAGTTATACTcaaggatgcctgagaagaacgTGGAAGCAGCTACTGCTTTGATGTCATGGTTTGTAGACAACGGAATGCTAGATAAAGCACGGGATATGTTTTATAGTATGCCCCAAACAGATGTAATGTCTTGCACATCTTTACTCTTTGGATACATGAAAGAAGGATATCTGGATGATGCACTGGACCTTTTCCATAGGATGAACAAAAGGACTGTTGTCACTTATAATGTGATGATAGCTGGTTTTCTTCATCAAGGCGAGGCTACTGAAGCTTACAGGCTCTTCAATGAATCACCTTCTCGTGATTCAGTAACTTGGAGCTGTTTAATTACTGGGCTCGCTCAAAATGGTTTAACTGATGATGCAATTGGGATGTACAAGAAAATGCTATTAACATATGTGCGCCCAAGCGAGTCAGTTGTTTCTAGCCTCATAAGCTGTTTTGCACACTATTCTATGATTGTTCATGGTCAGCAGTTTCATGCCGCAACTATCAAGCTTGGACTCGAGTTATGTTTACCAATTCAGAATTCACTCATTAGCCTATATTGCAAATGTGGCGAAATGGTTACAGCCCAAAATATTTTTGATCAGATGATTAAGAGAGATGTGGTTACATGGAATACAATAATTCATGGATTTGCATTCAGTAGCCTTGGTGAAAATGCTATTGAAATGTTCGAGAATATGAAGAGGGCACAAGTTGATCCCAATGATATCACATTTCTTGGTGTACTGTCTGCATGTAACCACATGAGTCTTTTAGAGGAAGCAAGACATTTCTTTGACACGATGACGCGCGATCATGGAATTGTGCCTAATATAACGCACTATGCTTGCATGGTTGATCTATTTTGTAGGAGAGGCATGGTTGAGGAGGCCGAAGGGTTAGTTAAGTCAATGCCATTTGAACCTGATTCAGCAATATGGACCTCTCTCTTGAGTAGCTGCAGATTGAGTGGCAATGATAAGTTGGCAGAGCATGCAGCAAGTCAGTTAATCGCCATAAATCCTTCTGCTAAAATGCCTTATCTGCACCTCATCAGTGTACATGGATCAACAAATAGATGGGGCGTCATTGATAGTCTAAGAAGTCAAATTAGGAGAACTGCCACTGAGAAAGAAGTTGGTTATAGCTGGATTTAG